The Gymnodinialimonas sp. 57CJ19 genome includes a window with the following:
- the hpt gene encoding hypoxanthine phosphoribosyltransferase, giving the protein MAQQSYTVEQMISAKSIAARIEELCREIETVYADTSKLVVVGLLRGSFVFIADLVRELDLPVEVDFLEASSYGNAMESSREVRILKDIRGEIQGRDVLVVEDIVDTGHTLTHVVALLKQRQPNRLKTIALLNKKIRREVEIEADWVGFEIPDEFVVGYGIDYAQRNRNLPFIGRVRQED; this is encoded by the coding sequence ATGGCGCAGCAAAGCTACACGGTCGAGCAGATGATCTCGGCCAAATCCATCGCCGCACGGATTGAGGAATTATGCCGAGAGATTGAAACCGTATACGCCGACACCAGCAAATTGGTCGTGGTGGGCTTGCTGCGCGGCTCCTTCGTGTTCATCGCCGATCTGGTGCGCGAATTGGACCTGCCGGTTGAGGTCGATTTCCTGGAGGCCTCCAGCTACGGCAACGCCATGGAAAGCTCGCGCGAGGTGCGCATCCTCAAAGATATCCGAGGAGAGATTCAGGGACGCGATGTTCTGGTGGTGGAAGATATCGTCGATACCGGCCACACGCTGACCCACGTGGTGGCGCTGCTGAAGCAACGTCAGCCGAACCGCCTGAAGACCATCGCGCTTCTGAACAAGAAAATTCGCCGAGAGGTAGAGATTGAGGCCGATTGGGTCGGGTTCGAGATCCCCGACGAATTCGTCGTGGGCTACGGGATCGACTATGCGCAGCGCAACCGGAACCTGCCGTTTATTGGCCGGGTGCGGCAGGAAGATTAA
- a CDS encoding DUF6456 domain-containing protein, producing MTAPIRMPIDDEALVTREARRILRRLCETGAILAVAQDMDKAVVLRQGADGDQTRTAVVDRRVAQAFAVKDWISCVQQGGKLARYAITAVGKTALKRLLEEDRKRRMGTAGFAEGATAFQGQHATWGTRDVAGAQGKRETMRVNLSESPLAGLARRKGPDGKPFLGPELVQAGERLREEFERAQMGPRVGQNWDRFLSGSDRGGFMADGGIGEGPRAARARVSDALDALGPGLGDVVMRVCCFLDGLETAEKRLGWSARSGKVVLKIGLQRLLQHYESVSDFRPATRD from the coding sequence ATGACTGCCCCAATACGGATGCCGATTGATGACGAGGCTTTGGTCACACGGGAGGCCAGGCGCATTCTTCGCCGCCTGTGCGAGACTGGCGCGATCTTGGCGGTAGCTCAGGACATGGACAAAGCCGTGGTGCTGCGCCAAGGCGCCGATGGAGATCAGACCCGCACAGCCGTGGTGGACCGCCGCGTGGCGCAGGCTTTTGCGGTGAAGGACTGGATCTCTTGCGTGCAGCAGGGCGGCAAACTGGCCCGCTACGCTATCACCGCGGTCGGGAAGACCGCCCTGAAACGCTTGTTGGAGGAAGACCGCAAGCGCCGCATGGGCACCGCCGGTTTTGCCGAGGGCGCAACCGCCTTCCAGGGCCAGCACGCCACTTGGGGCACGCGCGATGTCGCGGGGGCGCAGGGAAAACGCGAAACGATGCGGGTGAACCTGTCGGAATCGCCCTTGGCCGGGTTAGCACGCCGGAAGGGCCCCGATGGCAAACCCTTCTTGGGGCCAGAGCTGGTGCAAGCCGGAGAACGGTTGCGTGAAGAGTTCGAGCGCGCCCAGATGGGGCCCCGTGTCGGGCAGAACTGGGATCGGTTCCTTTCCGGATCGGACCGGGGCGGGTTCATGGCCGACGGCGGAATCGGAGAGGGCCCACGCGCCGCGCGCGCACGAGTATCCGATGCCCTCGATGCCCTTGGGCCCGGCCTTGGGGACGTGGTGATGCGGGTGTGTTGTTTCCTCGATGGGCTTGAGACCGCCGAGAAACGGCTTGGTTGGTCTGCACGGTCGGGAAAGGTGGTTCTGAAGATCGGTTTGCAGCGACTTTTGCAGCATTACGAATCCGTTTCAGACTTTCGGCCCGCAACGCGTGATTGA
- a CDS encoding methyl-accepting chemotaxis protein, producing the protein MAERTGLNIITLAAHLQQIDKDAGAQLNVVKDVAVQAASLTTNIGTMSDVLETVAAANLRAKDTLDGSIDTLKHSAERSKDVAAWVGDLEGVLSTVESTLATVNQANFKIAAIAKQVNILAVNARIEAARAGDAGRGFAVVAEAINALSKETAGAAAEVSGSTRLLQTAISDLRSDAQKTAESAHLVLKGSSHVDKALSQINRDVSAATQGTQELTENAVGVTCAVDQFGPAFAGLITALKGTALGVHNANTRAEEIIDISERAVQVAVELGADNADAAIIELVQDRAAEVSALFERGIAQGDITAPELFDATYTPIKGTRPEQFMAPFTQFTDAVLPAVQETVLTVDPRVIFCVAIDQNGYLPTHNAIFSSPQGDDEVWNAAHSRNRRFFNDRVGLKAGRNTAPFLMQTYRRDMGGGKFVMMKDISAPIIVNGCHWGGLRIGLKIQR; encoded by the coding sequence TTGGCGGAACGCACCGGGCTCAACATCATAACGCTGGCCGCTCACCTGCAGCAGATTGATAAAGACGCGGGCGCGCAGTTGAATGTGGTAAAAGATGTGGCGGTTCAGGCCGCATCGCTGACCACCAACATCGGCACGATGTCAGATGTGTTGGAGACGGTTGCTGCCGCCAATTTACGCGCCAAGGACACCCTTGATGGGTCGATTGATACGCTCAAACACTCCGCCGAGCGAAGCAAGGACGTGGCCGCTTGGGTTGGCGATCTGGAAGGGGTATTATCCACCGTCGAAAGCACACTGGCCACGGTGAACCAAGCGAACTTCAAGATCGCAGCCATCGCAAAACAGGTGAATATCCTTGCGGTGAATGCCCGGATTGAGGCCGCGCGTGCTGGCGACGCGGGCCGCGGCTTTGCCGTCGTGGCCGAAGCAATCAATGCCCTTTCCAAGGAAACTGCCGGTGCCGCGGCAGAGGTATCGGGCTCCACCCGGTTGCTGCAAACCGCCATCAGCGATCTGCGAAGCGATGCCCAGAAAACCGCCGAAAGCGCACATCTCGTGCTAAAAGGCTCCTCCCACGTAGATAAGGCTTTAAGCCAGATCAACCGCGACGTGTCCGCCGCCACCCAAGGCACCCAAGAGCTTACGGAAAATGCCGTTGGGGTCACCTGTGCCGTGGATCAGTTCGGCCCGGCCTTCGCAGGCCTGATCACCGCCTTGAAGGGTACGGCGCTTGGGGTTCACAACGCCAATACCCGAGCCGAGGAAATCATCGACATATCGGAACGCGCGGTGCAAGTCGCGGTCGAGCTTGGCGCTGACAACGCCGATGCTGCCATTATCGAGCTGGTCCAGGATCGCGCCGCCGAAGTCAGTGCCCTGTTCGAGCGCGGCATCGCCCAAGGGGACATCACAGCACCTGAGCTATTTGACGCCACCTACACCCCAATCAAGGGAACGCGGCCGGAACAATTCATGGCCCCCTTCACCCAATTCACCGATGCCGTGCTTCCCGCAGTGCAAGAAACGGTACTGACCGTCGACCCTCGTGTGATTTTCTGCGTTGCGATTGACCAAAATGGCTACCTGCCGACCCACAACGCCATTTTCTCATCCCCCCAGGGCGATGATGAAGTATGGAACGCAGCCCATAGCCGAAACCGCCGCTTCTTCAACGATCGCGTTGGTCTGAAAGCAGGGCGCAATACGGCTCCGTTTTTGATGCAGACGTACCGACGCGATATGGGTGGCGGCAAATTTGTGATGATGAAGGACATTTCCGCCCCCATCATAGTCAATGGCTGCCATTGGGGCGGCCTACGCATTGGCCTGAAAATTCAACGCTGA
- a CDS encoding trimethylamine methyltransferase family protein yields the protein MGDAEQTTGKRRARGGGGAARRASRSAVSFETARFIERKIPTLDILNDEALEIIEANAETVLEEIGVMFVENPAALKRWREAGADVRGERVHIPRGLARQLVKTAPSKFTQIARNRARDVEIGGNTMVLAPVYGPPFVHDHGGGRRYATMADFEKFVKLGYMSKWLHHSGGTVCEPTDVPVNKRHLDMLYAHMSLSDKPYMGSVTEPSRAVDSIEMSKILFGADVVENNCVMTSLININSPLTFDGVMMGALEHYAAAGQASIISPFIVGGAMAPVSVAGTLTQCLAEGLAGVAYSQLVRAGSPAIMGAMVTSIDMNSGAPTFGTPEASQITYGMGQLARRLGLPYRSAGAFTGAKIPDAQAGYETANSLNMGLLSGVNFMLHSCGWLEGGLSASPEKFVLDADQLGILHRMAEGVAVDENAQAMDALREVGPGGHFLGCAHTQANYKDAFWRTNVLDYKPYETWAEEGSRSTYELAAAKVDQMLGDYQQPHLDPITDEALRAYVAEKKASMPDAFI from the coding sequence ATGGGCGACGCAGAACAAACAACAGGCAAGCGACGGGCACGGGGTGGCGGTGGCGCAGCGCGTCGGGCGTCGCGTTCGGCCGTCAGCTTCGAGACCGCACGGTTCATCGAGCGCAAGATCCCCACCCTCGATATCCTGAACGATGAGGCGCTAGAGATCATCGAGGCAAATGCCGAAACGGTTCTGGAAGAAATCGGCGTCATGTTCGTGGAAAACCCCGCAGCGCTGAAGCGTTGGCGCGAGGCGGGTGCCGATGTGCGTGGCGAACGGGTCCATATTCCCCGTGGCCTTGCGCGGCAGTTGGTGAAAACCGCGCCCTCTAAGTTCACGCAAATCGCCCGCAACCGGGCCCGTGATGTGGAAATCGGCGGCAATACGATGGTGCTGGCACCGGTCTACGGCCCGCCGTTCGTGCACGATCACGGCGGCGGACGGCGTTATGCCACCATGGCCGATTTTGAGAAGTTCGTGAAACTCGGCTATATGTCCAAGTGGCTGCACCATTCCGGCGGCACCGTTTGCGAGCCGACCGATGTGCCGGTGAACAAGCGCCATCTGGATATGCTCTATGCCCATATGTCGTTGTCCGATAAACCCTACATGGGCTCGGTCACGGAGCCGTCGCGCGCGGTCGATTCCATTGAGATGTCGAAGATCCTGTTTGGCGCCGATGTGGTCGAAAACAATTGTGTCATGACCTCGTTGATCAACATCAACTCTCCGCTGACGTTTGACGGCGTAATGATGGGCGCGTTGGAGCATTATGCCGCCGCGGGCCAGGCCTCGATCATCTCTCCGTTCATCGTGGGGGGCGCGATGGCGCCGGTCTCTGTGGCCGGAACGCTGACCCAATGTCTGGCCGAAGGGCTGGCCGGGGTTGCCTATTCACAACTGGTGCGGGCGGGGTCGCCTGCGATCATGGGGGCGATGGTAACCTCCATCGACATGAACTCCGGCGCGCCGACCTTCGGCACACCTGAGGCGTCGCAGATCACTTACGGCATGGGCCAGTTGGCCCGTCGCTTGGGCCTGCCTTACCGTTCTGCCGGGGCGTTCACCGGCGCGAAGATCCCCGATGCGCAGGCCGGCTATGAAACCGCCAACTCCCTCAATATGGGGCTGCTGTCCGGGGTGAACTTCATGCTGCATTCGTGCGGTTGGTTGGAAGGCGGCCTGTCCGCCAGCCCCGAGAAGTTCGTGCTGGATGCCGACCAATTGGGCATTTTGCACCGGATGGCCGAAGGCGTGGCGGTCGATGAGAACGCCCAGGCCATGGACGCCCTGCGCGAAGTTGGCCCCGGTGGCCACTTCCTTGGCTGCGCCCATACCCAAGCCAATTACAAGGACGCGTTCTGGCGGACCAACGTGCTGGATTACAAACCCTATGAGACGTGGGCGGAAGAGGGCAGCCGCTCTACCTATGAACTGGCCGCCGCCAAGGTCGATCAGATGCTTGGCGACTATCAGCAGCCCCATCTGGACCCAATCACCGATGAGGCGCTGCGCGCATATGTGGCCGAGAAGAAGGCCTCTATGCCTGACGCGTTCATCTAG
- a CDS encoding type II toxin-antitoxin system RatA family toxin — MPSHSETRVLPYTARQMYDLVADVAKYPEFIPWTIATRVRSVERGEGCDIMHADMVVGFKMFRERFQSRVTLWESEGKIDTEYVDGPFKYLISNWEFVDVEVGCEVRFKVDFEFKNRLLQGAAGLFFMDAMQRIVRAFETRALALYG, encoded by the coding sequence GTGCCAAGCCATTCTGAAACCCGTGTGCTGCCTTACACTGCCCGACAGATGTATGACTTGGTAGCCGATGTCGCCAAATACCCTGAGTTCATTCCCTGGACAATCGCCACCCGTGTCCGCTCGGTCGAGCGTGGCGAAGGCTGCGATATTATGCACGCCGATATGGTCGTGGGCTTTAAGATGTTCCGAGAGCGTTTCCAAAGCCGCGTCACCCTGTGGGAGTCTGAAGGCAAGATCGACACTGAATACGTCGATGGCCCGTTCAAGTACCTGATATCCAACTGGGAATTTGTGGATGTGGAGGTGGGCTGTGAAGTCCGCTTCAAGGTGGATTTCGAGTTCAAGAACCGCCTGTTACAGGGGGCTGCGGGCTTGTTCTTCATGGACGCGATGCAGCGGATCGTCCGCGCGTTCGAGACCCGCGCCTTGGCGCTTTACGGGTAG
- a CDS encoding cytochrome c translates to MNPVKTAATAALTIALAVSSVALTAQADGHGVDPAVSARQGQFQIMSLNIGVLGQMARGNTDYDSETAQAAANNLLAMSQIDQRFHWVPGTDSDSIEGTRALPAIWADDSRVLEIWGQFGTAAEGLAGVAGDGLDAMRAGMGPVGAACGACHDDYRQPR, encoded by the coding sequence ATGAACCCAGTAAAAACTGCCGCCACAGCCGCCCTGACAATCGCCCTCGCCGTTAGTTCGGTCGCGTTGACCGCGCAAGCCGACGGTCATGGCGTCGACCCCGCCGTCAGCGCCCGTCAGGGTCAGTTTCAGATCATGTCTCTCAACATCGGGGTGCTGGGGCAAATGGCCCGAGGCAACACCGATTACGACTCGGAGACAGCCCAGGCGGCGGCCAACAACCTGCTTGCCATGAGCCAGATAGACCAACGTTTCCATTGGGTTCCCGGCACCGATAGCGACAGCATCGAAGGCACCCGCGCCCTGCCCGCCATTTGGGCCGACGATAGCCGTGTGTTGGAGATCTGGGGCCAGTTTGGCACCGCAGCGGAAGGCTTGGCCGGGGTCGCCGGTGACGGGTTGGATGCCATGCGTGCCGGTATGGGCCCCGTGGGCGCGGCCTGTGGCGCTTGCCATGACGACTATCGTCAGCCGCGCTAG
- a CDS encoding DUF6477 family protein, whose translation MTDLTTHLTQMHRPGLLVKAATLACVTGDAHRRARRRPVGKLLAEEEMLNAARMGGGMGYSPTRHVQVMSALLAAARGES comes from the coding sequence ATGACCGACCTGACCACTCACCTGACACAGATGCACCGTCCCGGCCTTCTGGTAAAAGCGGCCACATTGGCTTGTGTTACAGGGGATGCGCACCGCCGAGCCAGGCGCCGACCGGTCGGAAAGCTACTGGCAGAGGAGGAAATGCTGAATGCCGCACGGATGGGCGGAGGCATGGGATATTCACCCACCCGCCACGTCCAGGTGATGAGCGCCCTACTGGCCGCCGCAAGGGGCGAATCCTAG
- the guaA gene encoding glutamine-hydrolyzing GMP synthase, with the protein MNNAAVPDPANHERLLIIDFGSQVTQLIARRLRELSVYCEIHPYQNVDDAFIAEFAPKAIIFSGGPDSVTREGSPRPPKAAYDAGVPILGICYGQQVMMQDLGGEVHGGKISGGGGTAEFGRAFVEPTGALALLQGWFADGSEQVWMSHGDHVAKLAPGFEVYGTSPNAPYAITADVSRNFFAVQFHPEVHHTPRGAMLYENFVRLAGFSGDWTMGAYREQAIEAIRAQVGDAKVICALSGGVDSSVTAALLHEAIGDQLTCVFVDHGLLRLNEGVDVVEMFRDHMNLHVIHAEEQELFLGELEGVSDPETKRKIIGKLFIDVFQKYADQIEGAAFLAQGTLYPDVIESVSFSGGPSVTIKSHHNVGGLPEKMGLKLVEPLRELFKDEVRALGHELGLPAHFIARHPFPGPGLAIRCPGEITRAKLDILRQADAVYIDQIRKHGLYDEIWQAFVAILPVRTVGVMGDGRTYDYACALRAVTSVDGMTADYFPFSHEFLGETATRIINEVPGINRVTYDITSKPPGTIEWE; encoded by the coding sequence ATGAACAACGCCGCTGTCCCAGACCCCGCCAATCATGAACGCCTGCTGATCATCGACTTCGGATCGCAGGTCACGCAATTGATCGCCCGCCGCCTGCGCGAGTTGAGCGTTTATTGCGAGATTCACCCTTATCAAAACGTCGACGACGCCTTCATCGCGGAATTCGCGCCCAAGGCGATCATCTTTTCCGGCGGGCCGGATTCAGTGACGCGCGAAGGCTCTCCTCGGCCGCCGAAAGCGGCCTATGACGCGGGCGTGCCAATCCTTGGCATTTGCTACGGCCAACAGGTCATGATGCAGGATTTGGGTGGCGAGGTGCACGGCGGGAAGATTTCCGGCGGCGGCGGCACGGCCGAGTTCGGGCGTGCCTTCGTGGAGCCCACCGGCGCATTGGCGCTGTTGCAGGGCTGGTTCGCCGATGGGTCTGAACAGGTCTGGATGTCCCACGGCGACCACGTGGCCAAGCTGGCACCGGGGTTCGAGGTTTATGGCACCTCTCCCAATGCGCCCTATGCGATCACGGCGGACGTATCGCGCAACTTCTTTGCGGTCCAGTTCCACCCCGAAGTCCACCACACCCCGCGCGGCGCAATGCTGTACGAAAACTTCGTGCGCCTTGCAGGTTTCAGCGGCGATTGGACCATGGGCGCCTACCGCGAACAGGCGATCGAGGCGATCCGCGCCCAGGTGGGCGACGCCAAGGTGATCTGTGCCCTTTCTGGCGGCGTTGACAGCTCGGTCACGGCGGCGCTGCTGCATGAGGCCATCGGCGATCAGCTGACCTGTGTGTTCGTGGATCACGGCTTGTTGCGCCTGAATGAAGGTGTGGACGTGGTCGAAATGTTCCGCGACCACATGAACCTCCACGTCATCCACGCCGAAGAGCAAGAGCTGTTCTTGGGCGAGTTGGAAGGCGTTTCCGACCCCGAGACCAAGCGCAAGATCATCGGCAAGCTGTTCATCGACGTTTTCCAGAAATATGCCGACCAGATCGAAGGTGCGGCCTTCCTTGCCCAAGGCACGCTTTACCCCGATGTGATCGAAAGCGTCTCGTTCAGCGGCGGCCCATCGGTGACGATCAAATCACACCACAACGTCGGTGGCTTGCCCGAGAAGATGGGCCTGAAGCTGGTCGAACCTCTGCGAGAGCTGTTCAAGGATGAAGTCCGCGCCTTGGGTCACGAATTGGGGCTTCCGGCGCATTTCATCGCCCGCCACCCCTTCCCCGGCCCCGGCCTTGCGATCCGCTGTCCCGGAGAGATTACCCGCGCCAAGCTTGATATCCTGCGCCAGGCCGATGCGGTCTATATCGACCAAATCCGCAAGCACGGGCTTTATGATGAGATCTGGCAGGCCTTCGTCGCGATCCTGCCTGTGCGCACCGTTGGTGTCATGGGCGATGGTCGCACCTACGATTACGCCTGCGCCTTGCGGGCCGTGACTTCGGTGGACGGGATGACCGCCGATTACTTCCCCTTCAGCCATGAGTTTCTGGGAGAAACCGCGACGCGCATTATCAACGAGGTACCGGGGATCAACCGCGTCACCTATGACATCACATCAAAGCCTCCGGGCACAATCGAGTGGGAATAG
- a CDS encoding cytochrome c codes for MGRVLRICAVLAVLGLGVAWALTRPTYITQTDVAGLAPGDPVAGEAVFWAAGCASCHSREDAPAEERLVLAGGQEFPSDFGTFRAPNISPDPTHGIGRWSLSQFLTALQNGISPDGQHYYPAFPYTAYRLAERQDLADLFAFMQTLPASDTPSLPHDVGFPFNIRRAVGLWNVLNLRDTYTVTADLPDTAARGRYLAEALAHCGECHTPRNAIGALNRSAWLTGAPNPSGRGTIPALTPGELRWSADEIAAYLSDGFTPEFDSAGGHMRSVILNLAQISAEDRVAIAAYLLALPEAEQPAP; via the coding sequence ATGGGCCGTGTTTTGCGCATATGCGCCGTCTTGGCGGTGCTTGGATTGGGCGTCGCCTGGGCCCTGACACGGCCCACCTATATCACCCAGACCGACGTGGCCGGCCTTGCCCCCGGCGATCCGGTTGCCGGAGAGGCCGTCTTTTGGGCCGCCGGTTGCGCTTCATGTCACAGCCGCGAGGACGCTCCAGCGGAGGAGCGGTTGGTTCTGGCTGGAGGCCAGGAATTCCCCAGCGATTTCGGGACCTTCCGAGCGCCCAACATCTCGCCTGACCCCACCCACGGCATTGGCCGTTGGAGCTTGTCGCAGTTCCTGACCGCCCTGCAAAACGGGATCAGCCCCGATGGGCAGCACTATTACCCGGCCTTCCCCTACACCGCCTACCGCCTTGCCGAGCGGCAGGATCTGGCAGACCTGTTCGCCTTTATGCAAACCCTGCCCGCATCCGATACCCCGTCCCTGCCCCATGACGTGGGCTTCCCGTTCAATATCCGCCGCGCTGTGGGGCTTTGGAACGTGCTGAACCTGCGTGACACCTACACTGTCACCGCCGATTTGCCTGACACCGCCGCCCGTGGCCGCTATCTGGCCGAGGCGTTGGCCCATTGCGGCGAATGCCACACACCGCGCAACGCCATCGGGGCTCTGAACCGCTCCGCGTGGCTTACGGGGGCGCCAAACCCCAGCGGTCGCGGCACGATTCCGGCCCTCACACCGGGTGAGTTGCGCTGGTCCGCCGACGAGATCGCCGCCTACCTCTCCGATGGTTTTACCCCTGAATTCGACAGCGCCGGCGGCCACATGCGCTCTGTCATCCTGAACCTCGCCCAGATCAGCGCTGAGGATCGCGTCGCGATCGCCGCTTATCTTTTGGCTCTGCCCGAGGCGGAGCAACCGGCGCCTTAA
- the lipA gene encoding lipoyl synthase — protein sequence MRDLKIPEQRHPEKARRPDNPQPKKPSWIRVKAPVGEGYKATASIMREHKLTTVCEEASCPNVGECWSQGHATMMIMGEVCTRACTFCNIATGKPPEALDVFEPGRVADAVAKLGLNHVVITSVDRDDVEDGGAEHFAQTIRAIRNRAPDTTIEILTPDFIKAAPEVLEIVVAARPDVFNHNLETVPGLYPEVRPGARYFHSLRLLQRVKELDPSIFTKSGIMVGLGEDRQSVMQVMDDMRAADIDFMTVGQYLQPTPKHHAVDRFVTPEEFESYEKAAWGKGFLMVSATPLTRSSYHAGDDFARLRANRMAKLA from the coding sequence ATGCGCGACCTGAAGATTCCTGAACAACGCCACCCCGAAAAGGCGCGGCGTCCGGATAATCCTCAGCCCAAGAAGCCATCCTGGATCCGGGTGAAAGCGCCGGTCGGGGAGGGGTACAAGGCCACCGCTTCGATCATGCGCGAGCACAAGCTGACCACGGTTTGTGAAGAGGCCAGCTGCCCGAACGTGGGCGAATGCTGGTCCCAGGGTCATGCCACGATGATGATTATGGGCGAGGTCTGTACCCGCGCCTGCACCTTCTGCAACATCGCGACGGGCAAGCCGCCCGAGGCGTTGGACGTGTTTGAGCCGGGCCGTGTCGCCGATGCCGTGGCCAAGCTTGGCCTGAATCACGTGGTCATCACCTCGGTCGATCGCGATGATGTGGAAGATGGCGGGGCCGAGCATTTTGCCCAAACCATCCGCGCTATCCGCAACCGTGCGCCCGACACCACAATCGAAATTCTGACGCCGGATTTTATCAAGGCGGCGCCCGAGGTTCTTGAGATTGTCGTCGCGGCCCGCCCCGACGTCTTTAACCATAACCTCGAGACCGTGCCCGGCCTCTACCCCGAGGTCCGCCCCGGCGCCCGTTACTTCCATTCCCTGCGTCTGTTGCAGCGCGTGAAGGAACTGGACCCGAGCATTTTCACCAAGTCCGGCATCATGGTCGGCCTGGGTGAAGATCGCCAATCGGTGATGCAGGTCATGGATGACATGCGCGCCGCTGACATCGATTTCATGACCGTTGGGCAGTATCTGCAGCCGACCCCAAAACACCACGCCGTGGATCGGTTCGTGACGCCGGAAGAATTCGAAAGCTACGAGAAAGCGGCGTGGGGCAAGGGGTTCTTGATGGTTTCGGCCACGCCTCTGACCCGGTCATCCTACCACGCGGGCGATGACTTCGCGCGGCTGCGGGCTAACCGAATGGCGAAGCTGGCCTAA
- a CDS encoding bifunctional allantoicase/(S)-ureidoglycine aminohydrolase, which produces MTSRYFAPTGGHPPQEQLLTDRAVFTDAYAVIPKGTMQDIVTSFLPFWENTRLWVLSRPLSGFAETFSQYIMEVSPGGGSDRPETDPGAEGVLFVVDGTADITVEGTTHALRPGSYVFLPPQTDWSFKNDSDAPVRFHWIRKAYEPVDGLPHPDVIVRHEDDVEPGIMPHTEGKWATTRFVDPSDLRHDMHVTIVTFQPGAVIPFAETHVMEHGLYVLEGKAVYRLNQDWVEVEAGDYMWLRAFCPQACYAGGPGPFRYLLYKDVNRHMALRPAHTGIAAS; this is translated from the coding sequence ATGACGTCTCGCTATTTCGCGCCCACGGGGGGGCATCCGCCGCAGGAACAACTGCTCACCGATCGTGCTGTATTCACCGACGCCTATGCCGTGATCCCAAAGGGAACGATGCAGGATATCGTGACCAGCTTCCTGCCATTCTGGGAGAATACGCGCCTTTGGGTCCTGTCGCGTCCGCTCAGCGGTTTTGCCGAGACGTTCTCGCAATACATCATGGAAGTCAGCCCCGGCGGCGGATCTGATCGGCCCGAAACCGATCCCGGTGCGGAAGGCGTGCTGTTTGTCGTCGATGGCACCGCAGACATCACGGTTGAGGGCACAACCCACGCCCTGCGCCCCGGAAGCTATGTCTTCCTGCCACCGCAGACCGATTGGTCCTTCAAGAACGACAGCGATGCGCCGGTGCGCTTCCACTGGATCCGAAAGGCTTACGAGCCCGTCGACGGCCTGCCCCACCCGGACGTCATCGTCCGGCATGAAGATGATGTAGAGCCCGGCATCATGCCCCATACCGAAGGCAAATGGGCCACGACCCGCTTTGTCGATCCGTCAGACCTGCGCCATGACATGCACGTGACCATCGTGACGTTCCAACCCGGCGCAGTCATTCCCTTTGCGGAAACTCACGTGATGGAGCACGGGCTGTATGTGCTGGAAGGTAAAGCCGTCTACCGCCTGAACCAGGATTGGGTGGAGGTTGAGGCCGGTGATTACATGTGGCTGCGCGCGTTCTGCCCGCAAGCCTGCTATGCCGGTGGGCCCGGTCCGTTCCGCTACCTGCTCTAC